From the genome of Marinobacter sp. F4206:
CAACATCGCCTTTCCCATGAAACTGGCGGGGATTTACTCCAAATCCGAGATCCGTAACCGGGTACAGGAGCTACTGGCGCGGGTCAGCCTGACCGATCACGCCAACAAGTACCCGTCCCAGCTGTCCGGCGGCCAGAAACAGCGGGTGGGGATTGCCCGGGCCTTGGCATGTCGGCCCACCATTCTGCTGTGCGACGAGGCCACCAGCGCCCTGGATCCGCAAACCACCCAGTCGGTGCTGAAACTGCTGGCGGATATCAACCGTGAGCTGGGCCTGACCATTGTGCTGATCACTCACGAGATGGATGTGGTTCGCCGGGTCTGCGACCGGGTGGCGGTGATGGACGCCGGCGAGGTGGTTGAAATGGGGCCGGTCAGTGAGGTGTTCCTGCACCCCAAGCATCCGACCACCCGGGACTTCGTGTTCGAGAGCGAGAGCATTGACCGGGACGAGCTGCAGGAAGATCTGAGCAAGGCCGACGGCCGTATCCTGCGGCTGACGTTCAAAGGTGAATCCACCTACAAACCATTGCTGGGCAGCGTCGCCCGGGAGTCCGGCGTGGATTTCAGCATCCTGTCGGGCCGCATCGATCACATCAAGGATACCCCCTACGGCCAGCTGACCCTGTCGCTGGTCGGGGGTGATCTGGAGGTGGCCATGGGCGCTCTCGAGGCCGCCGACGTTCACGTGGAGGTGCTGCGCTGATGGAAGCCTTGATGGATGGATTGCTGAGCAACGTAGACTGGAGCGAAATTGGCTGGGCCAGCTGGGATACCCTGGTGATGGTGGGCATGTCCCTGCTGTTCAGCGTACTGATCGGCCTGCCCGTTGGTGTGCTGCTGTTCCTTTTCGGCAAGCGCCAGTTACTGGAACAGCCGGTGGCCTACGCCGTGTTGTCGTTTGTGGTGAACGTGCTGCGGTCGGTGCCCTTTATCATCCTGCTGATCGTGATGATTCCGTTCACGGTGATGCTGATCGGCACCTCCCTGGGGGTGGCGGGTGCCATTCCACCGCTGGTGGCAGGCGGTGCGCCGTTCTTCGCCCGGCTGGTGGAAACCTCGTTGCGGGAAGTGGATCGCGGCATCATTGAAGCGACTCAGGCCATGGGCGCGAGCGTCAAGCAGATCATTTTCGGCGCTCTGCTGCCCGAGGCGCTGCCCGGCATCATTGCCGGGATCACCGTTACCGCGATCACCCTGGTGTCCTACGCCGCCATGTCCGGCGTTATCGGTGGCGGTGGCCTGGGTGATCTGGCCATTCGCTTCGGATATCAACGATTCCAGACCGATGTCATGGTTATTACCGTGGCGTTGTTGGTGATTTTCGTTCAGGTGCTGCAGATGGTCGGTGACCGTCTGGTGCTGTATTTCAGCCGTAAATAATTCAAACAGGAGAACGTAGAATGAATCTCAAGAAATCCCTGGTGGCGCTGGCTGCCGCTGCAACCGTTTCTGCCGCTGCAACCGTTTCTGCGGAGGAGCTGTCGGTGGCGGCGACGCCGGTTCCCCACGCCGAAATCCTGGAGTTTGTGAAGCCGACCCTGGCGGAGCAGGGTGTGGAGCTTGATGTGAAGGTCTTTACCGACTATGTCCAGCCGAACATCCAGGTGGACCAGAAGCGGATGGACGCCAACTTTTTCCAGCACAAGCCCTACCTGGATGAGTTCAATGCCGGACGCGGCACCGATCTGGTGACGGTAACCGGGGTTCATGTTGAGCCGTTCGGCGCCTACTCCAGCAAGATCAATTCCCTCGAGGCACTGGAAGACGGTGCGGTCGTCGCGATTCCGAACGACCCCACCAACGGCGGTCGCGCCCTGCTGCTGCTCCAGAAAGCCGGCCTGATCACGCTCAAGGATGCCAGCAAGATCACGGCAACACCCCGTGACATTGCCGAGAATCCGAAGGGCCTGGACTTCAAGGAACTGGAAGCGGCGACCCTGCCCCGGATTCTGAACCAGGTCGACATTGCGCTGATCAACACCAACTACGCGCTGGAGGCCGGTCTGAACCCGACCGAAGATGCGCTGGTGATTGAGGGCTCCGATTCTCCCTATGTGAACATCCTGGTTGCGCGTCCGGACAACAAGGACAGCGAGGCCATGCAGAAGCTGTCTGACGCTTTGACGTCCGACGCGGTCAGGGCGTTCATCAAGGAGAATTATGAGGGCGCCGTGGTTCCGGCGTTCTGAGCAGGGCCGGCCCATGGGGCCGGACGGAAGGATTAAAAAAGGCCGGGCAGCTCAGCTGCCCGGCCTTTTTTGTGGGCTGGATTGGCGCCGGTGATCAGTCGCCGCTCCAGTTGGATTTCGGATCCGGGGTCATCCGGAGGTAGGACTTAACCGCCTTATACCCCTGCGGGAAACGTTTCTTGATCTCGTCCTCATCCTGCAGGGACGGAACAATCACCACATCACCCCCGCGCTCCCAGTTACCGGGCGTCGCGACCTTGTGGTCGTCAGTAAGCTGCAGGGAATCGACAACCCGCAGGACCTCGTTGAAGTTCCGCCCGGTGCTGGCCGGGTAAGTGATGATCAGACGCACCTTCTTGTTCGGGTCGATCACGAACAGGGAGCGAACGGTGAGGCTGCTGTCGGCATTGGGATGGATCATGTCGTACAGTTCAGACACTTTCCGATCCTGATCCGCGATGATCGGGAAATTGACCGAGCAACCCTGGGTCTCGTTAATGTCCCTGATCCATTCCTTATGGGAGTCGACCGGATCCACGCTCAGGGCAAGGGCCTTGACGTTGCGTTTGGCGAATTCATCCTTGAGTTTGGCGGTCAGGCCCAGCTCAGTGGTGCACACCGGAGTGAAATCGGCCGGGTGCGAAAACAGAATGCCCCAGCTATCGCCAAGCCAGTCGTAGAACGAGATTCGGCCTTCACTCGAATCCTGCTCGAAATCCGGTGCGGTATCTCCAAGACGTAAACTCATAAGCTACTCTCCTTTTCCTGCAACGTTCGGCAGTTATCATTGGCCGGCGGTGGGTGCGCCGGCACGTTTCCTCAGTCTATACAACAAACGTGGGTTGTGTCGGACCGGAAAACAAGGGCTAGGTGTTGCCCGCGGTTTTTTGCCGGTCAAAGTGTTCCCGGGTCAACTTGAACACCACCGGGCTGAGCAACAGCAGGGCGATCAGGTTGGGCAATGCCATCATCGCATTCAGGGTGTCGGCCACCAGCCAGACAAAACCCAGGTTCAGGGTTGCGCCGACCGGAATCGCAAGGATCCAGACCACACGGTAGGGCACAATGGCCTTCACGCCGAACAGGAACTCGATGCAGCGCTCGCCGTAGAACGACCAGCCCAGGATGGTGGTGAAGGCGAACACCGCCAGGGCAATAGCGACCAGGTAATTGCCGACACCGGGCAGGGCCTCGGCAAAGGCCATGGAAGTCAGTTCGGCTCCAGAAACCCCGGATGTCCAGGTGCCAGAGGTGATGATTACCAGCCCGGTGATGGTGCAGATGATGATGGTGTCGATAAAGGTGCCCAGCATCGCCACCATGCCCTGGTTGATCGGGTTTTTGGTCTGGGCGGCGGCGTGGGCGATGGGCGCTGACCCGAGGCCGGCCTCGTTGGAGAAAATGCCCCGGGCGACCCCGAAACGAATGGCGGCCCAGACGGCCGCTCCGGCAAAACCACCCTCGGCAGCAATCGGGCTGAAGGCATG
Proteins encoded in this window:
- a CDS encoding methionine ABC transporter ATP-binding protein, whose product is MIVFDQVQKSYQVGGRAIPALHPTDMTIETGEVFGIVGHSGAGKSTLVRLINLLEPPTGGRILIDDENITHYNAAELRAFRRKVGMIFQHFNLLSSKTVADNIAFPMKLAGIYSKSEIRNRVQELLARVSLTDHANKYPSQLSGGQKQRVGIARALACRPTILLCDEATSALDPQTTQSVLKLLADINRELGLTIVLITHEMDVVRRVCDRVAVMDAGEVVEMGPVSEVFLHPKHPTTRDFVFESESIDRDELQEDLSKADGRILRLTFKGESTYKPLLGSVARESGVDFSILSGRIDHIKDTPYGQLTLSLVGGDLEVAMGALEAADVHVEVLR
- a CDS encoding methionine ABC transporter permease — its product is MEALMDGLLSNVDWSEIGWASWDTLVMVGMSLLFSVLIGLPVGVLLFLFGKRQLLEQPVAYAVLSFVVNVLRSVPFIILLIVMIPFTVMLIGTSLGVAGAIPPLVAGGAPFFARLVETSLREVDRGIIEATQAMGASVKQIIFGALLPEALPGIIAGITVTAITLVSYAAMSGVIGGGGLGDLAIRFGYQRFQTDVMVITVALLVIFVQVLQMVGDRLVLYFSRK
- a CDS encoding MetQ/NlpA family ABC transporter substrate-binding protein — encoded protein: MNLKKSLVALAAAATVSAAATVSAEELSVAATPVPHAEILEFVKPTLAEQGVELDVKVFTDYVQPNIQVDQKRMDANFFQHKPYLDEFNAGRGTDLVTVTGVHVEPFGAYSSKINSLEALEDGAVVAIPNDPTNGGRALLLLQKAGLITLKDASKITATPRDIAENPKGLDFKELEAATLPRILNQVDIALINTNYALEAGLNPTEDALVIEGSDSPYVNILVARPDNKDSEAMQKLSDALTSDAVRAFIKENYEGAVVPAF
- a CDS encoding peroxiredoxin, which encodes MSLRLGDTAPDFEQDSSEGRISFYDWLGDSWGILFSHPADFTPVCTTELGLTAKLKDEFAKRNVKALALSVDPVDSHKEWIRDINETQGCSVNFPIIADQDRKVSELYDMIHPNADSSLTVRSLFVIDPNKKVRLIITYPASTGRNFNEVLRVVDSLQLTDDHKVATPGNWERGGDVVIVPSLQDEDEIKKRFPQGYKAVKSYLRMTPDPKSNWSGD